ttctaaaagcctaacataaaaaaaacaaagataaaatattcaaaagaaagTGCGATTGAACTAGTTTTTGTTCGATTATAACTGAAAGCTAGcaaatctttcatattttttaaaaatatttaccgaTTGCAGTATCATATTAAATTCACGTGCTTACATATAAACACAGAGAGCACATacatataaatgtatattaaagaTGAGACGGGCTCAGACCCAACACAGTCAGCACCCGACGCAGGCTCGGACTCGTAAGTTTTTGGGCTCGGGCGGAAACAGATTCTTGAAAAAATGTTCATGAACTTTCTAACTGTTTTTATACCAACGTTTAGTTGAGTTAttgagtataaatttttttaaatatataaggtataaaaatttgcagcTCCCTCATACttctgttttgctttatttttgctttatgagGCTAGCGCTAATTTTCATTtagctaattattttaatttttaatttttgaattattcatcTTGGAGTTTTAATTGGTTCAGTTTtcctcttctcttttttttcataggttagcgatagaaaaggttttaatttaCTGATACACACTAGTTTACACATCAAGTTACGAGACAGTATAATTTGGCGTTTATCTGACTTATATCTCGGGCTCGGACAGACTCGGGATTCAAGTTAATCGATGTATCTCTGACTCGGGTTTTACTCGGATTGAAATTCTTTAGGCCTGAGTGGACTCGGCCCATAATTCTTAGAAAAGAGAAGGCTTCGGCACGGGTTATCATAAACATGAAATTTGATCCTTCAGTAGTCCAGATGTAATGACATCATTAGTATTCTCTTCCACAGCACAACTTATTAGCCTGAACGTAgtgtaatcttttttaattattctcctctgcgcagtttatgttcgtctCATGTTCAGCTCatctctaatatatatatactttaaggaaaaaaggtatatatgtgtgtgtgtgtgtcgcGAAATGTACCCAAAATAGTTTGCAACATAAATGTTTTGTCTAGCTTAGAACTATTTCCTTGCTAAAAGCTGTTTTGAAAATCTTAAGAAAGCAATAAGCAAGTGAAAAGAAATAACACTTCTTAAAGGAATTCATTTTTCCCATTATTGGACCGAATACCGTACAAATTTGTAGAAAGATTTTGGTTCTTATCTTTtagattaaagtatttttgacgCTTTCTCTATaggtattttgttaaaaatattgtggtTAGTTTTAAGATAACGCTTATTGTAACTGAATTCTATTATGAGATCTCTCACTatctttatcaataataataatcaaatgtgAATCGCTTTAATAAACTGTTCCCACAAGACCTTTTCCTGATAACCAGATAACTCTTTCCTGATTGTATTGAAATAGTAAGCATAGGTAATCTCATCACTTTTTNCTTGGGATGTTTTTCAAACACTTCTTAAAGGAATTCGTTTTTCCCATTATTGGACCGAATATcgtacaaatttgtaaaaacattgTGATTCTTATCTTTtagattaaagtatttttgacgCTTTCTCTATAGGtatgttgttaaaaatattgtggtTAGTTTTAAGATAACGCTTATTGTAACTGAATTCTATTATGAGATCACTTACtatctttattaataataataatcatatgtGAATCGCTCTAATAAACTGTTCCCACAAGACCTTTTTCTGATAACCAGATAACTCTTTTCTGATTGTATTGAAATAGTAAGCATAGGTAATctcatcactttttaaaatttaagctaaaaCGAAAATAGGTAGAAATATAGttatacaatattttctcattattaataatattactggttatattttttaatataattataaaattgaaaatattcaaaattgattattatGTAAGAAATTACGGTTTCATTCTTTGTAAGAAAGATGATgattaaaaggaataaaatgtttaaaaaaatccctgatgcaaagtaattaattttgcataaataagccaggttttttttattactttcattttttacttgacttagttttcttgaaaaagattATTGTACGTCAGTCACTTTGtgataacttataaaaaatatttttgaatttataggactaaatttatatgaattcttaatagtctttaatttaaatgcttataaaataacaaataagtaaatttatgaacataatatcatttaaaaatcatttttatttatcaattgtaGTTAgctggaaaaatttattaatttctaactaagttaattttttcataaaaaaatttctagatcaaaatttttatttgcagacACCTCGAAAAGTCTTGCTtcatataattattagttttgaaggttttcttgaataatttttgtaagcATTAACCAATGTTTATTcgtatatataaaattctaaataaataaatattttcccacTTTACCCAATAAATAAGAAactcttgaaataaataaaaaagcttttaaaataagctttatttatataaaataaacataatatttggaaaattaactaaaactatATCAGTTCAATTCATATAAGTCACGCCTATAAGTTCAGTTCATACTTTCGTCTCAAACACTaccaaaaagttattttttaactttttaaaattattttattaatatttttatatttaaacgaaataatataattatataataacaataatataataataaaattatataatagcaaaatatataaaaacaaaattatatattgcatttataatataataaaagaaatatttattataaattaatgtttgtaaaaaataaatatttattttttactattcattttataataaaaataaatatttataaaattatgagcaaaagttaaataataaatattaaatgaaatatttttagttttgtgctgattatataaaaaaagagctATAATGAAATATGTCGTACTTAATTTTATGGTAGTTCAAATTTATAGATAAGATTATCctttaatctaattaatttatacGGAAAAAGAAGTGACaaacaatgtaaatttattaaaaatattgcttttaaaaaattaactattatttcatTCCTtcccttatttttaataaatttataaagttagaATGAGATGgaatccatgcaaaaaatactaGGTTTCTGTAAGTGTAACTGATACAGAAAAAGCTAGTTATTACTCATCTCTAATAAGCACAAAGTTGATATCACTAACGAGatgaaataatgagaaaaagtattctggaaaaaaaatcttttgcgaCGGTACTGAGTAGGTTCAttcaagtttcaaaaatgaatacgaataaaataaataaattaaaataaaaaagggggaaaaaggtaaataaaaaaataaaggaaagaaaagttattttttgttgtcaGGATGTTTTCAGCgtatcattgaaaaatttgtcaACTCTGTATCTTGGTTTCGACTAATATGGAAGAAGAACAAGTTTCGGAagacttacaaaattttatgataacaaaatgaacaaaatatttataaagaacaaaagttaaataatctgcattaggggagagtcgggtagccccgcccacttaaggagtactgcttatatttctgtataatattgagtaataatcaatatttttgtatgtttctattgttttatcatctaattaaataatgcaaaaagaataaaccaaaaaaagaatagtttaacttaaaaaaatagaaatttaaaaaaacatgtttttcagctcttttcaaaatgtgtcgggtagccccgcccagttacaaaaattatgttttttgactgttttttcaggtgtaaatgaaaatgaccaatgtattgtcaatagataaacctcatttatcatttttatcacaaaattcaaccgatttttcttaatttcatgactactgcattcaacatattttcaaaactattgtttaccatgttaccagctgcataaatacttgaaactttgaaaataatatttttttaatataataattaatgtccaatagcccattgacttgaaaaaatattctatacatatgaaattgacagtgggagGGGGTACCCGCTGGGCAAAGGGGACCCGACACTCccctaaatgaaatatttcaactttGTGTCGAGGAGTAATTAAAAGCCCTGAAATGAAATATGCTTTGTTTAGTTTTGTGGGCAGtgatagtttaaatttagaGGTAAAAGTATCCATAAATCTGTCATTCACATGGAGAAGTAGtaaacaaattacatttattaaaaatataacttttcaaaaaattaactgaaatttacatttttcaatcgTTTCATTATCttgaataaatttctaaagTTCGAATGACATGTAATCCATACAAAAAGTATTAGGTTTTTGTAACTGATAAGCAGTCGCATCGATATCAGTTGTAACTGATACCGAAAAAGTTAGTTCTTACTCATCTCTAATAAGCACAAAGTTGATCTCACTAACAAGATGAAATAACgagaaaattattctgaaaaaaaaaatcttttgcgaCGATACTGAGTAGAATCATTCAAgttaaaggaaagaaagaaagaaagaagagaaaagaaagaaaaaaaaatatttttactcttgGGATGTTTTTCAGCGTATCATTGAAAAAGTTGTTTACTCTATATCTTGGTTTTGACTATTGAGGAAAAGTTTTGGAAGAAGATGAGGTTTCCGGGTAAGAATGTCACTCTAAGcagataagaaaaaagaaaaatgttgaaCCCTTTCATTCTTGTCCCTTTTGTCTTGgagaaaactgtaaaaaagcTTGTTTATTATTTGACAAAGAAACATTGATAGCCAgtatttctttaactttattaatcATAGAAAACTTATCTAATTCAACACACGCAAGAAACTCGTAAAaccctttttttatataacttttggCTTGAAAGTGCATTTTCTTTTACAACTTCTcagtgatatttaaatttaaacttacatatatataggaaattttttaaacgcttatttaaaacaatttttgagaataaaagCTAGAAAAAAAGATGTTCGCAACATCTGCCAGGAAGGAATACGATTTAGTTTTCGCAAAACTCTTGtttccagaaaaaatatttcctttttagatACCTCAAAGAGAGACttatttaaacgaaataaaataataaataaaagcatcttgttttatttttaaaaaaattgttcattcaTCTGATTTGGGCAAATGTTTTTAGTGTTTGGAAAGATATAAGATATGGGATTATTTTAAGATAgactttttcatcaaaaatcttttaataaagtcaaatagtcatttatatttttaaatcaaaaattttatttcagcagaaaattacaaaatattacataacaTTTTGGAAAACTTATACCAGCACATTTTTTACGCGTGTATTTGacaaatgtttttatgtttggGTGGATCTGAGACAGGTGATTACTTTAATATAGACCTTATCATCAAACNATAAAGTCAAAtagtcatttatatttttaaatcaaaaattttatttcagcagaaaattacaaaatattacattttaatttttactaaaataagattttcgaTTTCCTCTAACAAAAAGTTgtataaatgtaacattttggaaaaattataccAGCACATTTTTTTACGTGTGTGTTTGACAAATGCTTTTGTGTTTGGGTGGATCTGAGACAGGGGATTATTTTGATATAGACCTTATCATCAAACACttttaatgttacatttatACAACTTTTTGTTAGAGGAAAtcgaaaatcttattttagtaaaaatttacttatattcagaaaaattttgtaaacattaccaaatcagatttttaaagatttctgatACTTTCTGATCAGCTGCTTCTTTTTGATactttatcagcaaaaataatcaaattccaATCATCCTCTTCAcgtttagttaaatattttaaatttttcttaaattctctTATTAATGTGATTTGCAAGGGAGTTTTTCCAATCGTAGGAATTCAATGTCTTACTAAAGCTTTGTTCTTACTCCTTAGGCCATTCGGAAAACCCACCTCTTTAGATgcaacgtaaacaaatatttgaacacttctttttaaatctaaattaaaattaataaagctagCTTTAAATGTGCTGATTATTTTGgaacaaacattattttaagacaCGAAATCggaaacaaaaatatgctaCAAAAACATACTCTTTTAATATGCCTCcatacctttttattttattttataaccggtgatAAACGTTTGACGAAATGCTGAATTTACGACTATTATCGTTTcattgccttgtaattttgaacccaacctagAAAATAAGAGGATTACTGGATAAAACATTGGAACAAGCTAACCTTCGTGGTGgacattttttgataaaactagcctgcatttacgttacacggagaaaaaaaccATGAATGCCTTCCTTGGTTAGCCCGAAGGCAAGGGAattataacccatgatccatctaccactcaggatatttttttttatgttagcactgtgatcggtgcgagccgggtacAGGATTCATATCGACCACCCGTCGATGGTATTTGAACCTAGGGCACCTCATTGGGAAGTGAGTaatctatcccctgagccaccacaacTCTCATGCctgcttcttttttaaatgaccgtcgttgaacacccgacccaatttttaCGATTACGACTGATAATGTTCAAATtcgtagccttgttattttgaatccaatctagaagacaagagaaatcctggatcaagtattgggagaaaatttgACTTTGGATGGAACAAACCtatatttacgttacatggtgaggaaaaccacgaaaacctcccataaTTAGCCTGaagaaaggggactctaacccatgattcttCGACCACTGAGGGTGTTTTACATCAACACTGTGATAGATGCTAGCtaaatgcggaattcgtatcaaccatgcattgttgggattcgaacctgattTGTTTAGACTTTTGAACCTCAAAATCTGAAGAATAGCCATAGAAACAGAGCATCTCAATAGTTAATagttgaattttcacgcttttaGACACAATCTTAATTATTCAAAGGGCTGTCCTTAagtttgctaattaatttgtgcaaaaGATATCTTAAAACACGAAATCGGACATAAAAGTTTACTCTTTCTTAATAAACATGCCATCTTACCTTTTTTTCCTCGATATTTTTGATTCTTGACATTCAAAATATGGCGAGTatccgcaatctggaaaatattgtcGCAATAGTTTAGACAAGATAGTGCTGAAAAGTTTAGGTTTCCTCAACTGAATATCATtataaaagtcatatttttaaatttacttgtcTTAAGAGCTATTTGACCAATATAATCAACTAGGTGGCCGAACGCTTAGGGTGCCTGAcagcgaagccaatggctgcgtgTTTGAATCCCACTCATGGCATGGATGTTTCACTCTCTATGTGATCCTATATTGTGTGTGTGATGCGTAAATGTGGCCTACCCTATGAACAGGTATCTGTGGCAGtatggcgtgggtaatgttgctcgccagCGTCACCTTGGTAACAAGGTGATCTCCAGGCAAATCAAAATGAGCAACCCTTTCATGGCGAAGAACGATAAGCTCAGTCTCGGCcattaaggaaagaaaaagaaatatttggccaattttgctcaaattttgaattttttaattcgaaattaaattgttaaatatcacTTAAAAGCTTATAAgccaaatgattaaaaaaatgaccattaatgaaataaataatgaaaatacttataaataaagataaattatttctttatttgaaattaattattagaataaacaagctttttaattttgtgcactGTTTACTTAATTATCTTAGATAGTTCCTAAGATAtgacaaaatacgcaaaaactgaaattaatatcaatttttgacTGTTCTCCCTCCTAAATGTGGGGAccgtattttcaaaattgttgctccatccttttatattaaaagtcatGTTCAAATCATTTGTCtatcttttcttcaaattattatattaatcaaaatttgtcctaaaatattaaataaaatgtttaaaataccttaaaaacaatattgcataaaaataaaatctgcttCTTTACGTATTTCTCAAACGTAAatgtgaaaacttttttttaacaaacgtATATGTGAACTGAAAGACACTCTATCTAATgcaacagagttttttttttttaaagaacaatttcaTAAATCTATTTCAGGCGTATTTTGTAATGTTCGCAGCATACAAATTAACTTCACGTATGCaataccagtttttttaaacaatttaaacatttttttttattattttatatgttttttatttattttttattaaaaaagctttttgtaaatcatattttttttagaaaaaaacagcatattcttaaaaaaatatttcacaaaatatcctttttttaactTGGTAATTCCTTTAACTcgtttacgaaaaaaaattcttacaataaagtaattaaatattttatagcgtTAAATTCTACTATTTTAGTACGTCTTACGTTTTAGAGGAAGAAATCaagcaattttgattttaagatattaataattaaaaattttagccacaaattatttcaaattcaaagcCTTGTAATGAGACAAAACAATAACTGCAAAAAGCACAATTAGCATTAAGAAAAGGGGGTAAAGCTGGATCGGTAATATTTTAAGGCTGAAAATTCAGGGCTCCTAATTTTACTCAATCACACTTACTTGAAAacttaagattattaaaattctttttttagttcgtgatttaaataagtaaaataagtcGAATTACTAAGAAACAAGAAcagtttatttacaaaaaacaaataggTATTCAGGAAGAAATCTGCTGCATTTGAATTCAATTCTAAGTTCAAGAATTATTATCCTCTATGGTGACCATGTCCACCCCGATGTCCTCCATGGTGACCTCCGTGATGGCCTCCGTGATGTCCACCGTGATGTCCTCCATGATGCCCATGATGTCCACCACCGTGATGTCCACCATGATGGCCTCCACGTTGATATCCCGGTCCAGCAATAGCTAAAGCAGTTGCCAGCAATACCACAAAGTAAATAACGAAAGCAAAAAAGCGAGATGTattctggaaagaaaaaaaatttcagatgactttttataaaaacaagtatTCTCATAAAACTAtgctttttgtgaaaaatttttttcaaaattagtatatttattttgaagcaaaattgtTAACACTGACACTCAAGAACTGAATCACAAGTTGTAATGAAAATTACTGAGAATTCTGTAATTAAATGAACTATATTTCTTCTTTCCTATATTTGCAACTAACATTGATAACTTTTGGTAACAAGTGATAAGTTACAGAAACAGTAAATGACAAGTTAATTAACAAGTGATAAGTTACCTGGCAAACAAAGTGTCCAATTCCTTCTTTTgtattattgctttaatttttttcaaatacgtataagatttaaaattgataatttgaggtaaattttttaaaacaaaaaagttttcatacaTAATGTTAcgtttataaggaaaaaatatttttgcttaaaaaacaaaCTCGAATTTATTATGTTGTAtcagatttataataaaaatcaaattcataaattatattcaatattattttagtaatgctttataaaattacttttatttttcattgtgtaACCAGCATTTAAATGAGGTTTATGAACAAATATGTTCCGTTATTCAATAGCTTCTTTTTCATTAATCCGCtaaaaaattcatgataaatattttttaaacgattttttaaacatattgtcaaataatgttaaataaacttaaaagcaacaaaaatttcttctaaaaaagtGAAGGAAGTTTTCCTAATAATTGtgtaataattaagatttcgtAGTCAGTTGTGAGCTCAATTATATATAAAACGATTTTAGATTAAGTTATTTgtaattccatttttataagattaatttCATGACATACATTTCATTgcgtataaatatatataaatttcattatatattttgaataataaacattatgagcataatgaaaaataattgaagatttCAAAATTCTCACATTTCACTATCAAAACTCAtaactgaaaacttttaaaacgattattgttttttttattccattttaatagattatattaaaaaaagcaagaacattaatgaaaaataagaagcttttctttttttaaataaaatccggtaacaagaaaagaaatctagaaaacatttagttttcttattgttcttgtttctaatgctacttaccaataccagcaagcctgatTGGTGAAAACAGGGAAATTTTAAGCATAGAAtgagtttcttgtttttcagtggcaccatctatggccaagaatgtGATTTAAACCACGCACACGTCACAGTTCGTTTATAAGTCAGTCTGAGGTCACCCGGGATCGACCCTAGTTATGCCCAGAATTCGAATTCCGCAACCGGCTAGCACCGACCGCACTGTTGACGCAAAGTAACCTCAGTGGTAAACGATTGACgggttagagcccccttgccgtcaggctaactgtagGAGTcttccgtggttttcctctccatgtaacgcaaatgcaggtttgttccatcaaaagtcttccacaaaggcaaatatctcataatacttgatccaggagtttccatgtcttccggattgggctcaaaattacaagactacggagtcgaacattagtagtcgtaaacacaaaaatttggtcggctgttcaacgaagtttataaaataaaatttctctgaaGAAGCCGTGGTGGCCCAGGGGATAAAGCGCTCGCTttccattgaggtgaaccgggtacgAATCCCAGCGATTGCTGGTCGATTTGAATTCTACAGCCGGTTCaaagtgctgacttaaaatatcctcagtggcagacagatgatgggttagagttcccttatCGCCAAactaaccttgggaggttttcgtagtttccctctccatgtaacacaaatgtgggtagattctctcaaaaagtcctccacgaaggcaaaatttcacccaatacttgattccgTGTCTTCTGTAttgcgttcaaaattactagactGCGGAGctaaacattggtagtcgtaaacccaaaataagATCACTCATTTAAAATCTGAACTAAAGCTAATGCGAAGAAATTATTATCTAgtaattttctagttttatcTAGTGATGAGTCTATTGctcattaaaacaattattttatttaaaaaaatttaaagcattggattttagttttgtaaaaaaacatttcgataAATGCACTGAAATTGCTGAATAGtttatggatattttttcttccttctttcaAAAACCTTCAACATCAATTCAATAATAcctgttaattgttttttcacgtttttctatttatagttTGCTAAACAAC
Above is a window of Parasteatoda tepidariorum isolate YZ-2023 chromosome 5, CAS_Ptep_4.0, whole genome shotgun sequence DNA encoding:
- the LOC107439349 gene encoding uncharacterized protein translates to MKITHIFAFVVYFAVLLATALAIPAPWKHGGGGGWKHGGGGHGGHYGGYRGGYRGGHGGHHGGGGYRGGYGGHRGNTSRFFAFVIYFVVLLATALAIAGPGYQRGGHHGGHHGGGHHGHHGGHHGGHHGGHHGGHHGGHRGGHGHHRG